The nucleotide window ATTCTCCGCCCCCGCGAAAGCGGCGGACATAGGCGGTGTCGTAGAGCGCGCTCTCGCGGAAATCCTGCGCCGCCAGCGCCCGCCCCACCAGAATGAGCGCCGTGCGCGGGATGGGGTCGGCCTCAAGCTGGCCGGCGATGTCACCGAGGGTCCCGGTGACGACGCGCCCGTCCGGCCAGGAGGCCTTGGCCACCACCGCCACCGGGCAGTCGGTACCGAGCACCGGGGTCAGTTCCGCCACCACCTTGTCGAGGGCATGGATGGCCAGATGAATGGCGAGGGTCGCCCCCGTGGCAGCGAAGGCTTTAAGCTTTTCGCTCTCAGGCATGGCGGAGGCGCGGCCCGAGACGCGGGTGATGACGAGGCTCTGGGCCACCTCGGGCACGGTGAACTCCCGCTTCAGCAGCGCTGCCGCCGCCGCGAAGGCCGGCACGCCGGGCGTCAGCGTATAGGGGATGGACAGCCGGTCGAGCCGGCGCATCTGCTCGGCCACCGCGCTGTAGACCGAGAGGTCGCCGGAATGCAGCCGCGCCACATCCTCGCCCGCCGCGAAGGCGCGCACATATTCGGCCTCGATCCGGTCGAGGTCGAGGGGGGCGGTATCCACGATGCGCGCGCCGGGCGGGCAGTAGTCCAGCAGTTCCGGCGCGACGATGGAGCCGGCATAGAGGCAGACCGGGCAGCGGGCGATGAGATCGCGCCCGCGCACGGTGATGAGGTCCGCCGCGCCGGGTCCCGCGCCGATGAAATGAACGGTCACGCTTCTTCTTCCTCCCGCCGGGCCAGGGCGCAGGTGACGGGGCCGAGCGCAAGGCGCGGCCCAAGAAGGCGCGCCCGGGCACCGCCGGCGGCAAGCGCCGCAGTCTCCGCCGCCGAGGGCACGCGCAGCAGGGCGATCACCCGCTCAGAGCGGGTCTTGGTGCGGTTGGAGGCGGCTTCTAGCTGGGTCTGGGGCACCAGCACCAGCGGCAGGCCGAGTCTGGCCGCCGCCTCGCTGATGCCGGCCTCGCCCCCCTTCACCGCCGGCGCGGCGATGAGGGCCACGTCGTCCCGTGCCAGCGCGGCGCGCGCCAGGGCCGCGTCGAAGGCGGCCAGCACCTCATCCACGCTCACGCCCCGCTTCGAGCCGATGCCGGCCACGATCATGCCCCGCCTCCCTCGGTCTCAGGTGGCTTGCCTTCGGGCGGCTTGCCATAGCGCCATTGGGTGACCGGCATGGCGGGCCGCCAGCCGGTCATGCCCTTCACCGCCACGGAGCGCGCCAGCGCGATGCGTACGAGATCGCCGCCGAGCCTTGCATGGGCAGCGAGGAGCACCGCTTCCGTCTCCAGCGTCACCGCGTTGGCCACCAGCCGCCCGCCCGGCTTCAGCGCCGCCATCGCCGCCTCGAACACGCCCGGCTCCGAGGCGCCGCCGCCGAGAAAGATGACATCCGGCGGGGGCAGTCCGGCAAGGGCGCCGGGTGCCGCACCCTCTACGACTTTCAGATGCGGCACGCCGAGGCGCCCGGCATTGCGGCCGACGCGGGCGGCGCGCTCCGCATGCCCCTCGATGGCGACGGCACTGAGGGAGGGATGCGCCAGCAGCCATTCGATGGCGATGGACCCAGCCCCCGCGCCGATATCCCACAACAGCTCCCCCCGTCGTGGCGCGAGGGAGGAGAGGGTGAGGGCGCGGATCTCGCGCTTGGTGATCTGGCCATCATGCTCGAACAAGTCGTCGGCAAGGCCGCTGGCGAGAGGCAGGAGGGGGGCGTTTGCCTCCGCCGCCACCTGCAGCGCCACCACGTTCAGCGCGGTCACGTCGGTAAAGGCGAAGGCCTCGGCCCGCGTCTCGCGCACCCGCTCGGAGGGGCCGCCCAGCGCCTCCAGCACCATAAGGCGCGAAGCACCGCAGCCGTGGGCGGTGACGAAATCCGCCACCTGTCGCGGCCCGTCGCCGTCCGAGGTGAGGAGGATCAGCCGCGCGCCGTCCTGCAGGAAGGGCCGCAGCCGGGCCAGCGGCCGGCCGTGGAGGGATACGAGGTCCGCCTCCTGCAACGGCCAGCCAAGGCGCGCGGCGGCCAGCGCGAAGGCGGAAGGCGCGGGGAAGGCGCGCATCTCGTCGGCCGGCACATGGCGGGCGAGGCTCGCGCCCACGCCGTAAAGGAAGGGATCGCCCGAGGCGAGGACGCACACCGCCCGCCCGCGCGCGGCGAGAACGCCGACAAGGCTGAAGGGGCTCGGCCACACCTGCGCTTCTCCGGTGACGAGCCCGCCCGCGAGCGCAAGGTGGCGCGCCCCGCCAAACACGATTTCGGCGGAGGAAATGGCGGCGCGCGCGGCGGGGGAGAGACCGTCCGCCCCATCCTCGCCGATGCCGACGATGGACAGCCAGCGCCCCGCTGGGGCACTTATGCCCGCCATGAGCGATCCCTCCGTCTCGACCCGCGCCGTTTCAGCCATGGTTCCGCGCATTCTCCTGCTGGGCGGCACCAGCGAGGCCAGTGCCCTCGCGAGGCGGCTTGCCGCCCGCATCGCCGATCATGCCGGCCTCCACGTGGTCCTGTCGCTGGCGGGGCGCACGGAACATCCCGCGCCCCAGCCGGTGCCCGTGCGCGTCGGCGGCTTCGGCGGCGCTGAGGGCCTTGAAGACTACCTGAAGGCGGAGCGCATTGTCGCCGTGGTGGACGCCACCCATCCCTATGCCGCCCGCATGTCCTTCAATGCGGCTGATGCCTGCGCGGCGGCGGGCGTGCCCCTCCTCGCCCTGCGGCGCGGGCCATGGATGCCCGTTGCCGGCGATCGC belongs to Xanthobacter autotrophicus Py2 and includes:
- a CDS encoding precorrin-6y C5,15-methyltransferase (decarboxylating), CbiE subunit (TIGRFAM: precorrin-6y C5,15-methyltransferase (decarboxylating), CbiE subunit; precorrin-6Y C5,15-methyltransferase (decarboxylating), CbiT subunit~PFAM: Uroporphyrin-III C/tetrapyrrole (Corrin/Porphyrin) methyltransferase~KEGG: sme:SMc03188 probable precorrin-6Y C5,15-methyltransferase (decarboxylating) protein); protein product: MAGISAPAGRWLSIVGIGEDGADGLSPAARAAISSAEIVFGGARHLALAGGLVTGEAQVWPSPFSLVGVLAARGRAVCVLASGDPFLYGVGASLARHVPADEMRAFPAPSAFALAAARLGWPLQEADLVSLHGRPLARLRPFLQDGARLILLTSDGDGPRQVADFVTAHGCGASRLMVLEALGGPSERVRETRAEAFAFTDVTALNVVALQVAAEANAPLLPLASGLADDLFEHDGQITKREIRALTLSSLAPRRGELLWDIGAGAGSIAIEWLLAHPSLSAVAIEGHAERAARVGRNAGRLGVPHLKVVEGAAPGALAGLPPPDVIFLGGGASEPGVFEAAMAALKPGGRLVANAVTLETEAVLLAAHARLGGDLVRIALARSVAVKGMTGWRPAMPVTQWRYGKPPEGKPPETEGGGA
- a CDS encoding precorrin-4 C11-methyltransferase (TIGRFAM: precorrin-4 C11-methyltransferase~PFAM: Uroporphyrin-III C/tetrapyrrole (Corrin/Porphyrin) methyltransferase~KEGG: sme:SMc03187 probable precorrin-4 C11-methyltransferase protein), producing MTVHFIGAGPGAADLITVRGRDLIARCPVCLYAGSIVAPELLDYCPPGARIVDTAPLDLDRIEAEYVRAFAAGEDVARLHSGDLSVYSAVAEQMRRLDRLSIPYTLTPGVPAFAAAAALLKREFTVPEVAQSLVITRVSGRASAMPESEKLKAFAATGATLAIHLAIHALDKVVAELTPVLGTDCPVAVVAKASWPDGRVVTGTLGDIAGQLEADPIPRTALILVGRALAAQDFRESALYDTAYVRRFRGGGE
- a CDS encoding cobalamin biosynthesis protein G cbiG (KEGG: mlo:mlr1384 cobalamin biosynthesis protein G cbiG) translates to MIVAGIGSKRGVSVDEVLAAFDAALARAALARDDVALIAAPAVKGGEAGISEAAARLGLPLVLVPQTQLEAASNRTKTRSERVIALLRVPSAAETAALAAGGARARLLGPRLALGPVTCALARREEEEA